In a single window of the Candidatus Cloacimonadota bacterium genome:
- the truB gene encoding tRNA pseudouridine(55) synthase TruB codes for MNGVILLNKPEGITSFDVIRTLRSITKIKKIGHAGTLDPFATGLLIVCISREATRHINTFSQLDKTYTTVLKLGDKTDTGDREGKIIETKPVPYSVEQNVQTVFSSFIGEIDQIPPQFSAIKKNGVRLYKTARKGISIEVEPRKVVIHSLTFRSYHKPYLEFNTSVSKGTYIRSLGEDIANKLNTVGHLTELRRDSIGPFTLEEAINLNDLTDQNIEMFIRPVENFINRVQHFTYEKSA; via the coding sequence ATGAACGGTGTTATATTGCTCAACAAACCTGAAGGTATTACATCATTTGATGTGATCAGGACGCTGAGATCGATAACAAAGATTAAAAAAATAGGCCATGCAGGCACGTTAGATCCTTTTGCAACTGGATTACTTATTGTATGTATAAGCCGAGAAGCTACCCGACACATCAATACATTTTCTCAACTTGATAAAACATACACTACGGTTTTGAAATTGGGAGACAAGACAGATACCGGAGATCGTGAAGGAAAAATAATCGAAACAAAACCTGTACCCTATTCTGTTGAACAAAATGTACAAACCGTGTTTTCTTCATTTATTGGTGAGATCGATCAAATTCCTCCTCAGTTTTCAGCGATAAAAAAGAACGGAGTGCGGTTATACAAAACTGCAAGAAAAGGGATATCAATAGAAGTTGAACCTCGAAAAGTAGTAATTCATTCACTAACATTTAGATCATATCATAAGCCATATCTTGAGTTTAATACATCAGTCTCGAAAGGAACATATATACGATCATTAGGTGAAGATATTGCGAATAAATTGAATACAGTTGGACATCTTACTGAACTAAGAAGGGATTCTATTGGTCCATTCACACTGGAAGAAGCAATAAATCTCAATGATCTTACCGATCAAAATATTGAAATGTTCATCAGACCTGTTGAAAATTTCATTAACCGGGTTCAGCACTTTACTTATGAAAAATCTGCATAA
- a CDS encoding DUF503 domain-containing protein, with protein sequence MPVKSVIVNLYLPTSHSLKNKRSIVQSIIKKVRNHYNASIAEIDGLDKWQSAGIGISVLSNDLIIVEKTHHEIISFIENIYPEVQILGVQDYY encoded by the coding sequence ATGCCTGTAAAAAGCGTTATTGTGAATCTTTATCTTCCGACATCACATTCGCTCAAAAATAAGCGAAGTATTGTTCAGAGTATTATAAAAAAAGTTAGAAATCATTACAATGCATCTATTGCAGAGATCGATGGACTTGATAAATGGCAATCTGCCGGAATTGGCATTTCGGTCCTTTCAAACGACCTTATCATCGTAGAAAAAACGCATCATGAGATTATTTCATTTATTGAGAACATTTATCCCGAAGTGCAAATACTTGGAGTTCAGGATTACTATTGA
- the rbfA gene encoding 30S ribosome-binding factor RbfA, protein MQQHRIERLNKLLFQNILNIVHYELHDSRVQEVNIEYVIVSPDMRDATVYFSLPDESKKLEALDGLNKTSNVIRKRLADSINLRYTPRLHFKFDTNEQRAQIVEGVIEKDRYRYES, encoded by the coding sequence ATGCAGCAACATAGAATCGAACGTCTTAACAAATTGCTTTTTCAGAATATTTTAAATATTGTGCATTATGAACTTCATGACAGTCGCGTTCAGGAAGTGAATATTGAATATGTGATCGTCTCTCCTGATATGAGGGATGCCACAGTGTATTTTTCTTTACCAGATGAGAGTAAAAAACTTGAAGCTCTTGATGGCTTGAATAAGACATCAAACGTTATAAGAAAGAGGTTGGCAGATTCGATAAATCTTCGATATACACCTCGGTTACACTTCAAGTTCGATACCAATGAACAACGAGCACAAATTGTAGAAGGTGTCATTGAGAAAGACAGATACAGATATGAATCTTAA
- a CDS encoding bifunctional oligoribonuclease/PAP phosphatase NrnA yields the protein MNLNEFKETFSKLIGSHDSFILTTHENSDGDGVGAEVALSLYLEWFGKHVKIINHDKPPTNCEFLHFESKVYTEIDSIEKDTLVIMIDYNEIDRIGKRLIPLLTSGNQIIRIDHHKKPEKIARSISYVDDTASSTCEIVYDIIEDDLTKFPSDIQQKVALALYAGIIFDTNNFANKNVSSRTFEVCSELVRYGADNNLAYKKLFENRITQELKLLGETLSSIEEYNDGKIVMYTTTQRMLKDCGLSVEVTEGFSKDVKPTNGREIVIYIRETGKNTFRVSLRSEHRDVQKIAEHFGGGGHLLASGFRAKMTIEDLKSELLTVLT from the coding sequence ATGAATCTTAACGAATTTAAAGAGACCTTTTCGAAGTTAATTGGAAGTCATGATTCTTTTATTCTAACCACGCACGAAAACTCAGATGGAGATGGTGTTGGGGCTGAAGTTGCTCTAAGCTTATATCTTGAATGGTTTGGCAAGCATGTGAAAATAATCAACCATGATAAACCACCGACCAATTGTGAATTCCTTCATTTCGAAAGCAAAGTCTATACTGAAATCGATTCGATTGAAAAAGATACTCTTGTCATTATGATTGATTACAATGAAATCGACCGGATCGGCAAACGGTTGATTCCATTACTCACATCGGGTAACCAGATCATCAGAATTGACCATCATAAGAAGCCCGAGAAGATTGCAAGAAGTATCTCATATGTCGATGATACTGCATCCTCTACCTGCGAAATTGTGTATGATATCATTGAAGATGATCTTACCAAGTTTCCCTCAGATATTCAGCAAAAAGTAGCCCTTGCTTTATATGCTGGTATCATCTTCGATACAAATAATTTCGCTAACAAAAATGTTTCATCCAGAACCTTTGAAGTATGTTCTGAGCTCGTAAGGTATGGTGCTGATAATAATCTGGCATATAAAAAATTATTTGAAAACAGGATTACCCAGGAGTTGAAGCTTCTCGGTGAGACTTTAAGCAGTATTGAAGAATATAACGATGGGAAAATAGTGATGTACACAACAACTCAGAGAATGCTGAAAGACTGTGGGCTTTCTGTCGAAGTAACTGAGGGATTCTCAAAGGATGTTAAGCCAACGAATGGGAGAGAGATTGTTATATACATTCGCGAAACCGGGAAAAATACATTTCGTGTGTCTTTGAGGTCAGAGCACAGAGATGTACAGAAGATTGCAGAACATTTTGGAGGTGGAGGACACCTTCTGGCATCAGGTTTCAGAGCAAAAATGACAATAGAGGATTTGAAGTCTGAATTGCTGACAGTTCTCACATAA